TCGTGAAGAGTGGTCCCTGCATAAACTGAAACGAACGATGGCCCGTTTCCGGGTCATCCTGTAGGACGTCGGTTCCCGTGATATCGGAAGGCATCAGGTCAGGTGTGAATTGAATTCTGCGGAAGGAAAGATGCAGGATCTTCGCAATCGTACTGACCAACAGGGTTTTAGCCAGTCCTGGTACTCCCACCAGCAAACAATGGCCGCGACTGAACAGAGAAATCAAAATTTCATCGACGACTTCCGTCTGTCCGATGATGACCTTACCGATTTCATCTCGCATCAGAAGGTATGCATTAGACAGCCCACGAATGGCCTGGGCTTCCAGATCGCGTTGTGCTTCGTCGTCTTCCTGAACCAACAGTTGATCATCCGGGTTGGTCATATTCACTGTAGCCTTATCAAGAAATTACCAAACTACTATAAATTCTTTTTATCGTTTATACTTGTCAGCAGAACCGAATGGAAGGGGCCATCCCGCATGTCGCAGGGGCTCATCCTCAATTTGCCAGGTTCCCGTTCGTCAGTTAACGTGTTAACTGCTAATATTATCATCACTTACAAGACAAAATGCGAGCGAAAAAGTGTCCCAGTCCCAAGTTGCGTATCTAGTGTTTGACGTGGAAGCGATCGCCGATGGTGACCTGATTTCCCGGGTCCGCTATCCTGGTGAAGAGTTGTCTCCCTCGGCTGCTTTGGAGAAGTACCAGGCGGAACAAATCGAAGCGACGGGGAGTAATTTTATCCCCGCGACCTTTATGCTGCCGATCTCTGTTGCAGTGGCCAAAATCACCGCCGATTATCGACTCCAGGATTTAACGGTCCTCGACGCTCCCGAATATCGTCCGCATTTGATTACACAGAAGTTCTGGCAAGGCTGGTCGCACTACGGTAAGCCGACGTTTGTGACGTTCAATGGACGGGGTTATGATCTGCCGGTCCTGGAATTAGCCGCGTATCGCTATGGGATTTCACTACCAGAGTGGTTCAATATCGAGGCACGCAGCTTTGACCAGTCTCGCAATCGTTATAATACTTCTGCACACCTTGACTTGATGGATCTGTTTTCCAATTTTGGTGCCGGTCGCGTTACCGGTGGCTTGAACCTGCTGGCGAATTTGATTGGCAAACCGGGAAAAACCGGCATCGATGGATCGCAGGTACAGTCCATGTATGACGAGGGAAAAGTCAAAGAGATCAACGACTATTGCCGTTGCGATGTACTGGATACCTATTTCGTTTTTCTCAGGTCGCGCGTGTTAACGGGGCATCTCAGTATTGAAGCCGAACAGGAGATCGTAACCGAAGCCTATCAATACCTGGAGCGAGAATCGGAAGGAAACACCGCCTACCAACATTATCTGGAGCATTGGGGGGACTGGGAGTCGCCTGCAGAGTGAACCACGACAGGTTTTACTCTTTATATTGTACCTGCATGTCCGACAGTAGGAACTGCATGATCTGGTTGCTTCTGATCTCAGTGATTTTGACAGGCAGTGCCTGATTGCTACTGAATTCAATCTCAACTGCTTCCCATTTTCCGCCAGACTGTGGACGTGGTGGGTTGGTGGGGTTCGGTTTGATTTTCAATGTGATGAATCGTGGTGCCGAGGGCGCAGTATCATCGGTCGATAATTCAATGGTAAAAGATTCGATGATAAACGTTTTCTGATCGACGTCGATCAACCAGGGAGGGAGTACGCGCAGAAAAGCAGGCCCGCCAGAAACGAGGGTTCCATCAGGCCTGCTATATAGTTTTGCTGGAACCTCAGAAGGCCGACCATCTCCACCTTTGAAAATCCTCGCGCCATTACCTAAAAGAATCGAGTCGATCCGCTGAGATTCCGTAATCCAGCGTGAGACCAGTTTTTCGATTTCCTGCAGTTCTGCTTCATTTTTACTTTCTGAACTGGTCTTGGAAAACGAGACGCGCTTGATTGGACTTGTTGCTAAAGCTGGACGCGGTTCCGTTTCACTTTGAGGAAAAACAGCCTTCATGACCTTGCGTGATACAAACTGGGGCGCGTCATCTGTTTTCACGGTAAGGTTCGTTGCCGGTACTTTTAAAGCCGTCAGTTCAATTGAGCCAAACTCCAGTTTTTGTCTGGAGGGATCTGACAGGAACATCAACGATTCCGGCAGCATTGATTGCGGATTGATGTGCAATTCGAATGGGCGACAGAGATGACGCGTCAGCGCGTCTTTGGGTTGACCTCGTAGAACGATGTTCGCTT
This window of the Gimesia fumaroli genome carries:
- a CDS encoding 3'-5' exonuclease, producing MSQSQVAYLVFDVEAIADGDLISRVRYPGEELSPSAALEKYQAEQIEATGSNFIPATFMLPISVAVAKITADYRLQDLTVLDAPEYRPHLITQKFWQGWSHYGKPTFVTFNGRGYDLPVLELAAYRYGISLPEWFNIEARSFDQSRNRYNTSAHLDLMDLFSNFGAGRVTGGLNLLANLIGKPGKTGIDGSQVQSMYDEGKVKEINDYCRCDVLDTYFVFLRSRVLTGHLSIEAEQEIVTEAYQYLERESEGNTAYQHYLEHWGDWESPAE